The proteins below come from a single Zea mays cultivar B73 chromosome 8, Zm-B73-REFERENCE-NAM-5.0, whole genome shotgun sequence genomic window:
- the LOC100274095 gene encoding CID11 — protein MAAVAEGSASAAAKEVEYQAGVQKLVDLLSNLNPAAKEFVPSSAPAAAASPPKKALSADAPVFDYRSTAGGNGATDDPFYVGFGNQQRKRGNGYINQGRRRTNDRLRRADREDSVRRTVYVSELDHTVTEERLADIFATCGHVVDCRICGDPHSVLRFAFIEFSDEEGARTALNLGGTIFGFYPVRVLPSKTAILPVNPKFLPRTDDEKEMVMRTVYCTNIDKMVTQLDVKKFFEELCGEVSRLRLLGDNVHSTRIAFVEFVHAEGAIMALNCSGMILGTLPVRVSPSKTPVKPRVNRMGSN, from the exons ATGGCGGCGGTGGCGGAGGGATCGGCGTCTGCTGCGGCGAAGGAGGTGGAGTACCAGGCGGGCGTGCAGAAGCTTGTGGACCTGCTCTCCAATCTTAACCCGGCCGCCAAGGAGTTCGTTCCTTCCTCGGCTCCGGCCGCGGCTGCGTCGCCGCCCAAGAAAGCGTTGTCGGCGGATGCGCCGGTCTTCGATTACCGCTCCACCGCAGGCGGCAACGGGGCCACCGACGATCCCTTTTACGTTGGGTTTGGGAACCAGCAGCGCAAG AGAGGGAATGGATACATCAACCAAGGAAGGAGGAGGACAAATGATAGGTTGAGGCGTGCAGACAGAGAGGACAGCGTTAGGCGAACTGTTTATGTCTCTGAACTTGATCATACT GTGACAGAGGAGAGACTTGCTGATATCTTTGCTACCTGTGGGCAT GTTGTTGATTGCAGAATTTGTGGTGATCCCCACTCAGTTCTTAGGTTTGCATTTATTGAGTTCTCTGATGAAG AGGGTGCAAGAACTGCACTTAACCTCGGAGGCACAATTTTTGGTTTCTACCCTGTTAGAGTTTTGCCTTCAAAGACAGCTATCTTACCCGTTAATCCAAAGTTTCTTCCCAGG ACGGACGATGAGAAGGAAATGGTCATGCGAACTGTCTATTGTACAAACATAGATAAGATG GTTACTCAATTAGATGTAAAGAAATTCTTTGAAGAACTTTGCGGTGAG GTCTCTCGGTTGAGACTTCTAGGAGACAATGTACATTCCACAAGGATTgcttttgttgagtttgttcat GCTGAGGGTGCCATCATGGCTCTGAATTGCAGCGGGATGATTTTGGGAACTCTGCCTGTCAG GGTGAGTCCTTCTAAGACTCCGGTGAAGCCACGTGTAAATCGAATGGGATCTAACTGA